One Candidatus Binatus sp. genomic window carries:
- a CDS encoding alpha/beta hydrolase yields the protein MPELQHKFVSSNGIRMHYVEQGAGPLIVLCHGWPESWYSWRHQIPALAAAGFRVVAPDQRGYGQTDAPEPIESYNILNLAGDIVGLVNSLGVETAVIAGHDWGAPVAWNSALLRPDIFRAIALLSVPYFPRTPMRPTDAMKAMAGDQNFYQLYFQEPGKVEKELDADPRRSMAMILYSASGDVPRTGEFSFLFPRTKKFIEMGVVPEKLPAWLTEADLNFFAGEFKRAGFRGGVNWYRNIDRNWELTPFLDGAKLRQPAVFAAGEHDVVGKMIPGGYGMAGAFTPNLKRKVIIPGAGHWVQQERPKEITEILIEFLKGI from the coding sequence ATGCCCGAACTGCAGCACAAATTCGTCAGCAGCAACGGCATCCGGATGCATTATGTCGAGCAGGGCGCGGGTCCGCTGATCGTGCTGTGCCACGGATGGCCCGAATCGTGGTACTCGTGGCGCCATCAGATTCCCGCGCTCGCGGCGGCGGGCTTCCGCGTCGTCGCGCCCGATCAGCGCGGCTACGGGCAGACCGACGCGCCCGAGCCGATCGAGTCGTACAACATTCTGAACCTGGCCGGCGATATCGTCGGGCTGGTCAACAGCCTCGGCGTCGAGACCGCGGTGATCGCCGGCCATGATTGGGGCGCGCCGGTGGCGTGGAACTCGGCGCTGTTGCGCCCCGACATCTTTCGCGCGATCGCACTGCTCAGCGTTCCTTATTTTCCGCGCACTCCCATGCGTCCGACCGACGCGATGAAGGCGATGGCCGGCGACCAGAATTTCTACCAGCTTTATTTTCAGGAGCCGGGCAAGGTCGAGAAGGAACTCGACGCCGATCCGCGCCGCTCGATGGCGATGATCCTCTACTCGGCGTCGGGCGATGTGCCGCGGACGGGCGAGTTCTCGTTCCTGTTTCCCAGGACGAAAAAGTTTATCGAGATGGGCGTCGTGCCGGAGAAGCTGCCGGCGTGGCTGACGGAAGCCGACCTGAATTTTTTTGCCGGCGAGTTCAAGCGGGCAGGCTTTCGCGGCGGTGTCAACTGGTATCGCAATATCGATCGCAACTGGGAGCTGACGCCCTTCCTCGACGGCGCCAAGCTGCGCCAGCCCGCCGTGTTCGCCGCCGGTGAGCATGACGTGGTCGGCAAGATGATTCCTGGCGGGTACGGGATGGCGGGTGCGTTCACTCCGAATCTAAAAAGGAAAGTGATAATCCCCGGCGCCGGTC
- a CDS encoding electron transfer flavoprotein subunit alpha/FixB family protein, whose product MGDVLIFAEHQGGHFPKATLTAVHAGLELAKKRGGKAIAVVAGDAPEAAAGEIAKYGVAKVIALAHPALKNYLADAHAQALAVLAKKEGAEFIIATATAMGKDLFPRLAARLGAGMASEITAINDDQSFVRPTYAGNVMATVEIDGPIKVLTVRGTAFDAAKPGGAAAPVEKQNAEIDAGALKMEFVSFNATKSDRPQLTEARIIVSGGRGLKAGENFKTVLEPLVDELGAAMGASRAAVDAGFVPNDLQVGQTGKVVAPELYIAVGISGAIQHLAGMKDSKVICAINKDEEAPIFAVADYGLVADLFKAVPEMTEEIKKLKHS is encoded by the coding sequence ATGGGTGACGTTCTGATTTTCGCGGAGCATCAGGGGGGACATTTCCCCAAGGCCACGCTGACCGCCGTTCATGCGGGGCTTGAGCTGGCGAAAAAGCGCGGCGGCAAAGCTATCGCGGTCGTGGCGGGCGACGCGCCGGAGGCGGCCGCGGGCGAAATCGCCAAGTACGGCGTCGCCAAGGTGATCGCGCTGGCGCATCCCGCGTTGAAGAACTATCTCGCCGACGCGCACGCGCAGGCGCTTGCCGTATTGGCGAAAAAGGAAGGCGCGGAATTTATAATCGCGACGGCAACCGCGATGGGCAAGGACCTGTTTCCGCGGCTGGCCGCCCGCCTCGGCGCCGGGATGGCGTCGGAAATCACCGCAATCAACGACGACCAGAGCTTCGTGCGCCCCACCTACGCGGGCAACGTGATGGCGACGGTCGAAATCGACGGACCGATCAAAGTATTGACGGTGCGCGGCACCGCATTCGACGCCGCCAAGCCGGGCGGCGCCGCCGCGCCGGTCGAAAAGCAAAATGCCGAAATCGACGCAGGCGCTCTCAAGATGGAATTCGTTTCGTTCAACGCGACCAAGAGCGATCGCCCGCAACTCACCGAGGCGCGCATAATCGTTTCGGGTGGGCGCGGCCTCAAGGCGGGCGAAAACTTCAAGACCGTGCTCGAGCCGCTGGTCGACGAGCTGGGCGCCGCGATGGGCGCGTCGCGCGCGGCGGTGGATGCGGGCTTCGTGCCCAACGACCTGCAAGTCGGACAGACGGGCAAGGTGGTTGCGCCCGAACTTTACATCGCAGTCGGAATTTCAGGCGCGATACAGCATCTGGCCGGGATGAAAGACTCGAAGGTGATCTGCGCGATCAACAAGGACGAAGAGGCGCCGATTTTCGCGGTCGCCGACTATGGCCTGGTCGCCGACCTGTTCAAAGCGGTGCCCGAGATGACCGAGGAAATCAAAAAGCTCAAGCATTCGTAG
- a CDS encoding electron transfer flavoprotein subunit beta/FixA family protein has product MKILVPIKRVPDPATTIRVLPDGSGIATDNVKWVINPFCEIAIEEALRIKEKQTGEVVLVSVGQSTWQEQLRTGLAMGADRAILVKTDAALDSLAIARLIAKIAGDEKPELIIMGKQAIDDDANQVGQMVAELLGWPQATFASKVEIAADKVSVVREVDGGLETIAFKIPAVITADLRLNEPRYASLPGIMKARKKELKEIAADSLGVDLAPKLKIKTLAAPPKRQGGRKVASAQELVSMLHTEAKVI; this is encoded by the coding sequence TTGAAGATTCTAGTACCAATCAAGCGAGTTCCCGATCCCGCCACCACCATCCGCGTCCTCCCCGACGGCAGCGGCATCGCCACCGACAACGTCAAATGGGTCATCAACCCGTTTTGCGAAATCGCGATCGAAGAAGCGCTCCGCATCAAGGAGAAACAGACCGGCGAGGTCGTGTTGGTCTCGGTGGGCCAGTCCACCTGGCAGGAGCAATTGCGCACCGGGCTGGCGATGGGCGCCGACCGCGCAATCCTGGTCAAGACCGACGCCGCGCTCGACTCGCTCGCAATCGCCAGACTCATCGCGAAAATTGCCGGCGACGAGAAGCCCGAGCTGATCATAATGGGCAAGCAGGCGATCGACGACGACGCGAACCAGGTCGGGCAGATGGTGGCCGAGCTGCTGGGATGGCCGCAGGCGACCTTTGCATCCAAGGTTGAGATTGCGGCCGACAAGGTCTCGGTGGTGCGCGAAGTTGACGGCGGTCTGGAGACAATCGCGTTCAAAATCCCCGCCGTCATCACCGCCGATCTGCGCCTCAACGAGCCGCGCTACGCCTCGCTGCCTGGAATCATGAAGGCGCGCAAGAAAGAACTCAAAGAGATTGCGGCCGACAGCCTCGGCGTCGATCTCGCGCCCAAGCTCAAGATAAAGACGCTCGCCGCTCCGCCCAAGCGCCAGGGCGGGCGCAAGGTCGCGTCGGCGCAGGAGCTGGTGTCGATGCTTCACACCGAAGCAAAGGTTATTTGA